The genome window TTTTTAACCCTGTTTTCTTCCGTTCTTTTCTGTACATTGTACAGAAAAGAACgtacattgtacattgtacatgtataaagtgatgatgatgcaaTGCACTGTACTGTTGACTCAGTTCATGTCTAAGGCTGTTTCTCATTTCAGCAACAGTATAAGAGTGTATAAAGAGaatttcagttctgtttttcactttcgAAAGTGAAAAATAGAACTGTCAGCAATATCACTTGGTACTAGGACTGTAGTTTTGCAATGACAAAAGgtaaaaagctgcagagacagGATATTTTAAGTAGATGCTTTAATAAAAAACTAGTATGCTATAAGTAAATTCATTGCCTTGTTATGCACTCAGTTCTCCTTTGAATGATTCATAACCTTTGGCCAAGATTGTCACAGCAGCATATATCTCTGTTGCAGGTATCTGGTGAAGTTCCTGGCTAAACTGGCTCAGGATAGTGACGTTAATAAAATGACTCCCAGCAACATCGCCATAGTACTGGGACCCAACCTGCTCTGGGCTAAGACAGAGGGGTAGGAGCCTTGCACACTGTTCACCTTATTTTACTGTTCTAGCTACATGTGATGAAGCCAACTGAGCCCCCTCCTGTCCCTCTACTGTCTGTTTGTATTCAGGACTCTGGCAGAGATGGCAGCAGCAACATCTGTCCACGTAGTCGCCATAATTGAGCCGATTATCCAACATGCTGATTGGTTCTTCCCTGAGGgtaaaacatctgtttgttgTATTCCCTGTCTCTGCCTTAGACTAAAGAAAACACGTTCTTCAACTACTACAGTACATATTACTCTCTTCATCATCTCCTCTCGATTTTCTTCTTGCCTCCAGAGGTGGATTTCAACGTTTCAGGCATGTTCGCCATGCCCAGCCACCCCCCAACCCCAGAGCTTGAATCCCACATGGATAGGAGACGCCCTGGCAGCCTGGTGGGGCAGGACGGGGACAGTCACACTCCCCGTAAAGACAGGTATCTGTCTCGCCCCAACCTCAGCCTCAGCCTGCCTCTCACCCTCTCGTCCCGTCCCAAGACACTGAGCAGGCAGGAGTCGCGGGGCCCAGCCGTGTCAGCCCTCTATGTAGTGGCTGACGAGTCCATCACAGTCACAGAAACACCCACTGAAGATCTGCCCAGTCCAGACTTCAAAGCCGAGCTGTAGCCTAATGTAGCTCCTTATTGATCCAGTTTACTGATAAGTGAAAGAAGGAAAtgatgtttgttgtgatttatatttttccCCCACAGTTCTGTTTTGTCTAGGTGATTTCATCACAAGCTAATCCGTTATGTTTTCATTAAGGCTGGTACAGAACATGATAAAGATAAAACGGCTCTCTTTCAGATATTTTAATGAAACGCATACCGTTTGTCTTAAAACTCTCCTGTGTTACTCCTGTATACTCTTGTGTTATCTTCTTTATGTCCAATTAAAGCTTAGGTCATACTTTAGGTTgctggttttatgttttgtgtggGCTTCCTTGCATTTTGTTGGTATGGTGTGGCATCTGTGTCCTCTGCCTCTGCGGTGATATCACAGTTCTAAGTTgtactgtttactgtaaaagGTCCCTGTCATTTGGTTATGTCCTTTCTGGGTTCGTCTTTCTGAACTGGTTTCGCTGAATTCAGGAAGTggtgtctctttctgtctctggcagcaacatctctctctctctatctctgtctctgctcttgctgtttttctgtctcgTGGTCTCTTTCACTGTCTGATGGTGTGTGGTTTGCCCTCCTGAactctctcccctctcccccTTCCCTAGCACTGTTAACAAACAGCCGGAGCCCACTCCACGTAGAGCCAGCGCTGTAAATAGAAAGCAGCCACAGCTTACCTCACCCACCTTCCAGCCCCCACTCCCCCCACTGGAAGCTTGGGCTCCTAACCAGCCTGAGCACCAGCAGCAGGCTCCGTCCCCAACTACAGAGGCTGAGCAGCCAGTCTTGAGTGGAGCTGGtagtgctggtggtggtggtggtctgGGTGGTGGGGTCCAGGTAGCTACAGTGCAACCTCATGTTGTAACCCAGCTCAGCGCAGAGGAGAGCAGGTAAGGAGCGAGCTGAGGTAGCAACAATACTCCACCGCCTGCTCGCAGCCAATCAGCCAGCCCGGAGCGCTACCCACCCTTTGTTTGTCATACATTTGATTTATCTTTGAGTTCCCATACTGCAAATCATAAAATAGTCAATTAAAAGAATAACAGTGTCTACAATGTCCACAGCTTTAAAGTTAGCTTCATTCTAACAAATTAAGAATGTAATGCAATGACAATCATTTTATGCTTACGACTTTTATCTCTCCCCCCTGCTCGTTGTGATGATTGACCAACCTTGacctatttttaaaatgatacttgccttccttcctgtctgcctGTTAGCGTGTCACAGTGTTTGACCGCATTGTCGTCTGATTTTGCATGCAACACATTATAGAACCTTTGTTCAGTTTTCAGAGCAAACTTTATTTCCCCCATTTGCTTCTccacacttttctttctgtcttttgagTTTTTAATCATGATAATCATCTACTGTAATCAGACCTTGAATGGAAAtgtctgcagtttttttttccctcatatTATGCATGAGTTCTTGCACTGATGCAACACTTGCTCATTGAATCCACAATGAAGATGATATGTTGATGTACtaacattttgatttattgtattttcacagCCCAGCCCGTGACCTCATATCCACTCCCCCTCCCCAGAGGAATGGTTCACTCCATCTTACTGCAGGAACCCCACAGTCTCAGGGTGGGTCCAGAGGGCCTAGTCCACACATGGTCCGCAGAGGTGAGTGTATGTTCATTCGGATTATTTAATACCATTAGTATTACAAATATCTAATGCtgatattgatcatgtttttctGGAAAGGCACCAAGAAGCAGGCCCCAGCTCCGCCAAAAGCGGCCAGCCCCTTTGCCTCCCAGCCCAGTAACATCCAGCCGCCCTCTTCCCCTCATCATCCACCCTCTTCCCCTCATCATCCACCCATCACTCCCCGACGCAACCCTAGCAAAGATGGCTTAATCCAGGCTCCCAGCCACCCACCCCCGCAGCCTCCTCAACCCCACCAGGCTCACGGGGAGACTGAGCCATCTCCCCCCAGCTCTCCCAACCTTCATGACACTGCGAATCATGATGGATCCCACTTTCACCCGCTCTCTTCCTACCACTCCCTGCCACGCCCCTCCAGACCAGCTCCGAGGCCACGGCCCCGACCCAGCATGCCACCACCCCCACAACCTGCACCCAGTGACAATGGAAACGGCCTTTGCAGCTCTGCTTCCAAGATAATAACAGGTAAACAGTCTGCCCCTTGTGACTCCTGTTTTTCAGTACTTTTAGAGTAATACCAGTATCAGAGAAAGTGAGTAGTATCattatatttaaagtaaatgttactgtatgtaattagttttaaaaagaaCCAGATTTAAGAAAATTACAATTCAATAATCAGCAGAAATACAAGGACagtttttgctgtgtttaaactgtaacataacaaaGCTCAGTCTGCATGGGTTTGTGCGCACAACATGGGCTGCATGACCAAGTTTTTCCAGTGGAAACTCATCTAACGCCTAATAAAGGAGGATCTTTGGTTGTTCCCTTTGTAGTGGAGTGGTGCGCGGATCTAAGACTgtcagttgtaaaaaaaaaaaagtatcctCGATGTAAATCGGTGTGAAAATACAGCAATTAATTAACTGTACTTTGACTGTCTACCATTGAACGCAGCATCTTCAGTATAACAACAACTGAAATCACTTGCTGGCTGTCTGCTGATACTAGATTCTGTATCGGGTGATTTCTCGGAGCAGTGCTATATTTACCTTTCTGGCTTTGGTTTCATTGTATCGTAATAATGCCTTACACTCTAAACGCATTTGTGGTGATCTGTAGCATGACaggaaatgtgtaaatattgCAGATGTGTGAACTGCTGGCCTGCCTGTAAGATGAGCTTTGCAAGGCAGGTAATGGTAAGGATTCGATTGGCTGATGCTTTGGCCTCGCTTCTGTGTCCACTGCATGttcgtgtgtctgtgtgagaagACAAAGAATGGGATCGTTGGCTCCCTTTGGTGTGTAGCTGTTGctgtatacatactgtatacacgtatttttctgtttgttctgtatATTAACCCTGCTTTGAAACTACACTAACATGCTTGAGGTTCTTGCCCTGCCCCTTATGCTGAGTTTGGGTGACTTTTGCCTGCTaatagtttttttgtattattcttaAACATACTAAgctgtttttaacaaatgtgctgttattttgtgtgtgcattgtcTTGCACTGCATAGAGCTAAATAGAAAAACTGCCACATTTAAAGATTAACACACCAAAGATACTCTTTGAAAACTGTCCCCACGTCTAAAAAAATAGTACTTAACTGGTActagatacagtacagtattcaGTACtgactaaatttaaaaacaagagcAATCCTTGGTGTCTTATTGTGTAAAGTTCGTTGCTACAGCTCAagtttaacacatttctaaacGGAGCTACTTGCAGACCTCTAACCCCTATCCCAACTGTCCTGTACAGATGGAGGCCTGGTTCTAAAGGGGACTGGACGAGCCCTAATCCCTGAGCTGGTGGTGGACCAACAAGGGGAGAGCTCTGCTGGTCATGAGCCCACCACTAACACCACCATCACCCCGGCCCCATCCCCAGACCCTCACAACCAGACAGAAAGCACCGCTCTgtgaagaaaaaatacaaaacaaaaaaaaaaaaaaaaccagagGGATAACTTGTCCAGATTTGAATGTTTGGAATCAAATGTCAGACAGGTAACCCAAATGCATCAGTTTGCTACAGCTATTCGCGCTCCACTCACATGATGCCAGAGCTTATTCTGGGGGGAAAAACGCTGCCTTTTTGTCTGTTATACTGACTCAAACCAGAAACCTCAGCTTATTACAGCAGTGGCTAAAACCCACAAAACCCCAGTCCGGCTATCGCTTTCTGTATTAGACTTCACATTGAACTGTTGTTTGCTCTATATAGTGCTGGATATTTTGACATGGAGCTGCAGTGCCTTGCTATAGACGAGGCAAATGGGATTTAAATATGCAACTTCAGCAATATAGCAGCTGAAGTCAGAGTGCTGGTGAAGCATTCAAAGCGTTCCATTGGCTAATGAGTCCGGTTCTGACATAGATCTCATGTctgctatttttcttttttttttattcagcagatCAGATGATTATGATCATTAAACAGAATCgcatttgatattttttcttCCACCTTTTCTAGAACATATGTTCAGAATAAAATTTATATATTATCACACCTCATTTCAGCACTGTGCTATAAAAAGACCAAAGACATAGGATACAGgttattaaattcaaatttacaGCTGCTCAGGTTCTATTATAGTGAATGACCAAATATTTTGGAAAGAGTGCAATATAAGAAGTTGTATTCTAGTGGGGTCATATTTTTGATCATATCTAGCAATCCAGTGGGttaaaatttgaattttcttttcaatctgAATTTTATATGATTTTTACTCACCTGATTTTATGGCTCcaagatttgattttattattaaaagggattttttttttttgtaccaaaTTGATTGTAGATAATGAATGTTAAGTTCATAACTTGTGTAGGACCACTCCCACCAAGCCCAATCCAGCCAAATAATTACCTTTGTGTGTAATTTTTATTGCAGCTGACAATCTTAACCTTGTCAGGGTTATGTTTGAGGgctatgtttaaaaaaaaaaaaaaaaaaaaaaaatcctgcatATTTATGGTGTTTGCATAAAATTAGTCTCAACAATAAAGATTGttcaactgtttttattttgcagtgttatcttttttatttttacaacacGATTTTGTTACCCTGAGATTACAAAAGACGTGACCtcacacattaattaattatatagaATTAGTTGAAATTTTcactatttgtttttaattttacaaattaaaacaagcaaCCATGTATTTTGAGGGAAACTGCGCCACTGTGTGGACATATTtaactttcaaaaacaaaagatgggggggaaaaaaagaaaatcctggTTAAACAATAACGATAAAATTTTATGTAACCACACAACCAGTATACATTCAGAGTGTCATACTGTACCATGCCTGTCAAGCCCAGAAGCCAATGATAAAGGCAGTTACAGAGACGCAAATGATGAGGTTGACGTTTACGATGAGCCGCAGACGTGGCTTTTCTTCTAAAGAACAAATGGCCTGTTCAGGTGCAGGAGGTGTCCCATCATTCTCACCCTCCTTCCGTTTTTCCATCCCACACAGCCAGTAGAGGGCAGACGCCAGCCTGGACTGGCTCCTGATGCTGGACACAGAAGGATGAACTTTCTGGAGAGTTTacaagaaagtgagagaaaacacagtgaactgtttagtgggtgtgtgtgtgcgcgcacgtgCACATGCACCAACAAAAATGATGGAAGAGTCATGACAAACAGGGCAAAGACCCACCTTTCCTGTGATGACATGCTTTCCTATTGCTATTCTCCTGCTCTCCTCCCATCTCATCCACCTGTCTAGCGATCATTTCTAAGTTCTTACTGCTCTCTTCCACCGAGAAGACATGCCTTTTGGGCTCCACGGGGTCAAACCTTGTGAACCAGGTGAGGCGACTGAtctgtttaaaataacatttcagaaGGCATTaaaactgtacatactgtaaattatttgtgAACTTCAGCAGCAAAGTGAGATCTGTAGAGCTGTAGAGAGATGTTATGAGCAAATTTCTGTGTTGCTTGAATCTATGCACAGTGGGTTTAGGTGAGAAAGTCTAAACTGcatgtaattaatttatttacaatacaACTGTGATAGGCTAACGGGTCCAGGGCTGACTCTGTGAACTCACCTGCTCTGGTTTGGGCTCTTCTGTAGCCAGACTGATTACAACCACCACAATCAGGGTGAGGAAGGACAGCATGGTGGAGAAATAGAGGTAGTGGACATATTTCAACACGCCAGGTCTGTCATCATCCTCATAGCACAGAGGTGAAGGGTAGATGAAGTCCAACAACATGCGAGTGCAGCCCACCAACAGACCAATAACCAGGCCCCAGAATGCACCCTGACAGTTTGAGGGATagagagcagagacaaagaaaagcatatACGCTCAGATGTGCATTTTGTTTAAGCtgtttcagtgcagctttaatcatCCACTCATGTTGAGGCCCAGAGTTTGATGGACCTAATcacaaaaaagacatttctcaCGTCTTCCTTAAAATGTCAACTCAATTTTTAATAAGATATGAGATCAGCTTGACATTGAGATGAGTTCTGTGCAGTATTGCAATAGTGCATAGagcataaataaatgatatcA of Anabas testudineus chromosome 8, fAnaTes1.2, whole genome shotgun sequence contains these proteins:
- the arhgap17b gene encoding rho GTPase-activating protein 17b isoform X2, whose amino-acid sequence is MKKQFNRMKQLANQTVGRAEKTEVLSDDLIQIEKRLETVRSVLHNTNKKLVSCLQGQLGTDTDKRHKKLPLTTLSQAMQDGSGQIGEDSPIGKMMDVCGDALGKVATELMGYEVQIEKDILDPLNQLTEVEIPNILKQRKQLAKLVLDYDSAKTRWYQATKSNNQAVVAKADSLKDEMDEALNKVEICKDQLSADLYSFYSKEGEYARYYVTLLEAQAVYHRKSLEALEAAIPTIKRQQDSCTEKPAFGTALEEHLKRSNREIALPMEACVMMLLETGMKEEGLFRIAAGASKLKKLKAALDCSTSQLEEFYSDPHAVAGALKSYLRELPEPLMTFSLYDEWIQASNVSDPDKRLQALWVTCDHLPKAHKANLRYLVKFLAKLAQDSDVNKMTPSNIAIVLGPNLLWAKTEGTLAEMAAATSVHVVAIIEPIIQHADWFFPEEVDFNVSGMFAMPSHPPTPELESHMDRRRPGSLVGQDGDSHTPRKDSTVNKQPEPTPRRASAVNRKQPQLTSPTFQPPLPPLEAWAPNQPEHQQQAPSPTTEAEQPVLSGAGSAGGGGGLGGGVQVATVQPHVVTQLSAEESSPARDLISTPPPQRNGSLHLTAGTPQSQGGSRGPSPHMVRRGTKKQAPAPPKAASPFASQPSNIQPPSSPHHPPSSPHHPPITPRRNPSKDGLIQAPSHPPPQPPQPHQAHGETEPSPPSSPNLHDTANHDGSHFHPLSSYHSLPRPSRPAPRPRPRPSMPPPPQPAPSDNGNGLCSSASKIITDV
- the arhgap17b gene encoding rho GTPase-activating protein 17b isoform X1, with amino-acid sequence MKKQFNRMKQLANQTVGRAEKTEVLSDDLIQIEKRLETVRSVLHNTNKKLVSCLQGQLGTDTDKRHKKLPLTTLSQAMQDGSGQIGEDSPIGKMMDVCGDALGKVATELMGYEVQIEKDILDPLNQLTEVEIPNILKQRKQLAKLVLDYDSAKTRWYQATKSNNQAVVAKADSLKDEMDEALNKVEICKDQLSADLYSFYSKEGEYARYYVTLLEAQAVYHRKSLEALEAAIPTIKRQQDSCTEKPAFGTALEEHLKRSNREIALPMEACVMMLLETGMKEEGLFRIAAGASKLKKLKAALDCSTSQLEEFYSDPHAVAGALKSYLRELPEPLMTFSLYDEWIQASNVSDPDKRLQALWVTCDHLPKAHKANLRYLVKFLAKLAQDSDVNKMTPSNIAIVLGPNLLWAKTEGTLAEMAAATSVHVVAIIEPIIQHADWFFPEEVDFNVSGMFAMPSHPPTPELESHMDRRRPGSLVGQDGDSHTPRKDSTVNKQPEPTPRRASAVNRKQPQLTSPTFQPPLPPLEAWAPNQPEHQQQAPSPTTEAEQPVLSGAGSAGGGGGLGGGVQVATVQPHVVTQLSAEESSPARDLISTPPPQRNGSLHLTAGTPQSQGGSRGPSPHMVRRGTKKQAPAPPKAASPFASQPSNIQPPSSPHHPPSSPHHPPITPRRNPSKDGLIQAPSHPPPQPPQPHQAHGETEPSPPSSPNLHDTANHDGSHFHPLSSYHSLPRPSRPAPRPRPRPSMPPPPQPAPSDNGNGLCSSASKIITDGGLVLKGTGRALIPELVVDQQGESSAGHEPTTNTTITPAPSPDPHNQTESTAL